A region of Streptomyces paludis DNA encodes the following proteins:
- a CDS encoding pyroglutamyl peptidase gives MPSAKLHPHPHPARRRAWGLTLLIAAALLFTGGPLPAVAAPQAGPTDLTVEELRLTQAVPQDILRRSGYGDAGPALDTALRQTQSVAAAEAVVAQHGLQLWKRAVNQARGLTPVVGDLSKEDDRPLYWARLAMSKVLRQWQPVFGLSDASRTALLDKLEISSRGQDSVSWEPLPPDQPWKLNKIVLTGFDPFGLSGDIRASNPSGAAALALDGELVLSDNGRFFRIETIMLPVRWKDFTEGTVERALSEPIARADMFFTVSQGRPGRFDLENYNGAWRGGALDNENASSTGLIPVSDPATQPQWTASTHSHPFIVSVNSGRFPVYNNTQVTEIPVLSPPGTAPVVRPNGPSSVWSTARAGSGGDFLSNEVAYRATLLRDRMGRSGMPGGHVHTPVLEFGSGAVTDAQLVRNRQDILAQLHRIIRVAGAAPLP, from the coding sequence ATGCCCTCAGCCAAGCTGCACCCGCACCCGCACCCAGCGCGAAGACGCGCATGGGGCCTGACCCTGCTCATCGCCGCCGCGCTGCTGTTCACGGGCGGCCCCCTGCCCGCCGTCGCCGCTCCGCAGGCGGGCCCGACCGATCTGACCGTCGAGGAGCTGCGCCTGACCCAGGCGGTGCCGCAGGACATACTGCGGCGCAGCGGGTACGGGGATGCGGGGCCGGCCCTCGACACGGCCCTCCGGCAGACGCAGTCGGTGGCGGCGGCCGAGGCGGTCGTCGCCCAGCACGGTCTTCAGCTGTGGAAGCGTGCCGTGAATCAGGCACGGGGGCTGACCCCGGTGGTCGGGGACCTGAGCAAGGAGGACGACCGCCCGCTGTACTGGGCGCGGCTCGCCATGTCCAAGGTCCTGCGTCAGTGGCAGCCGGTTTTCGGTCTCTCCGACGCCTCCAGGACGGCGCTGCTCGACAAGCTGGAGATCTCCTCACGAGGCCAGGACTCCGTGTCCTGGGAGCCTCTTCCCCCGGACCAGCCCTGGAAGTTGAACAAGATCGTGCTGACCGGGTTCGACCCGTTCGGTCTGAGCGGCGACATCCGCGCCAGCAATCCGTCCGGTGCGGCGGCACTGGCGCTGGACGGTGAACTTGTACTCAGCGACAACGGCCGTTTCTTCCGTATCGAGACCATCATGCTCCCCGTCCGCTGGAAGGACTTCACCGAAGGCACCGTCGAACGCGCCCTGAGTGAGCCCATCGCGCGGGCCGACATGTTCTTCACGGTGAGCCAGGGCCGGCCCGGCCGATTCGACCTGGAGAACTACAACGGGGCCTGGCGGGGAGGAGCGCTGGACAACGAGAACGCGTCCAGCACGGGGCTCATCCCGGTGAGTGATCCCGCCACCCAGCCGCAGTGGACCGCGAGCACGCACTCCCACCCGTTCATCGTGTCGGTGAATTCCGGCCGGTTCCCCGTGTACAACAACACGCAGGTGACGGAGATCCCTGTCCTCTCTCCCCCCGGAACCGCCCCTGTCGTACGGCCCAACGGCCCCAGCAGTGTCTGGTCGACGGCCCGGGCGGGCAGTGGCGGGGACTTCCTGTCGAACGAGGTCGCCTACCGGGCCACTCTGCTCCGTGACCGGATGGGGAGGTCCGGCATGCCGGGAGGTCATGTGCACACACCGGTGCTGGAGTTCGGGTCCGGGGCGGTGACCGACGCCCAGCTGGTCCGTAACCGGCAGGACATCCTGGCCCAGCTCCACCGGATCATCAGGGTCGCCGGCGCCGCACCTCTCCCTTAA
- a CDS encoding type ISP restriction/modification enzyme: MPGGMYGWLLDAVAEFGRMSKLKLSGGGGDEASIRGPLEVLLQAVGEHHQRPDVMWHDEFRIPGLGVRPDYAVRVGGDLTGYIELKRPGLPVDPDTFGKANREQWEKLRNLPNLLYSNGTEWRIFRDGRQLGETVRFTGTLKSAGTKLAPADPASFDALLKTFLLWKPEPITRVPRLVQHVAPLCRLLRSAVLEQLAAEAGSAAPDDDIRARPFTGLKNDWRKLLFPSADNATFADGYAQAVTFALLLARSDGLLTEDTGLHEVGRRLDADHALMGRALQLLTGHVNERFTVTLELLRGTIAQVDWEAIRAGNRDAYLHLYEHFLTVYDSELRQSSGSYYTPHEIVEEMVRLTEDVLRTRLGRPDGFGSDEVRIVDPAMGTGTFLHTIIERVAAQAEERYGPAMAPDAISRLASRLSGFELQMGPYAVAELRTSELLKRYDSPLPDNGLNLFVTDTLDNPFVEDEYLPSTSGPLSDSRRRANRLKANIEVTAAITNPPYDHKAENRGGWVEKGSGGPDIPLLHAFRYPGNGRYEHFLKNMYVYFWRWTTWKVFDAHEDGRHGVVCLITPSGWATGPGGRGMRAYLRRTCDEGWIINLSPEGQRSEVATRIFPGVAQPLAICVFVRRAGVVRTEGHHARVHYRSVAGKRAEKFRQLRDIGLDDGGWRETHTQEARPFTPLTESGWEDFPALDELFPWSSLGMTSNRAWVTSPSDETLRRRWTTLVRESDPERKGVLFKETDGRTLDSRKEPLPGRKAHARPIGHETSVRPELVRTALRSFDRQWLVADNRVLDRPRADLWRSAQDGQLFLNQQSSHAICSGPAVVATHLLPETDHFNGRGGRIMPVLHPDGSPNTPAGLLSQLARALGAERVTAPELAAYTVAVAGHSAFTERFAEELLTPGVRLPLTRDPALWDRAVALGREVLWASTYGERCADQDAGRPAARVDFPVGDERQVRYLTPIGTAVPDALRYNSTAQTLYVGEGTFAPVPEAVWEYDVGGMRIVNKWFGYRKAHPSSKKTSPLDKIHVESWPGEWTRELIELLSVLRRLTDLAPPQNDLLTAVLAAPVLTHADLTAAGVLPVTAASRKPRQRPDGALFAEEDVT, translated from the coding sequence ATGCCAGGGGGGATGTACGGCTGGCTGCTCGACGCCGTGGCGGAGTTCGGGCGTATGTCCAAACTCAAACTGTCCGGGGGCGGTGGCGACGAAGCGTCCATCCGCGGTCCCCTCGAAGTGTTGCTCCAGGCGGTGGGTGAGCACCACCAGCGGCCCGATGTCATGTGGCACGACGAGTTCCGTATCCCCGGACTCGGGGTGCGGCCCGACTACGCGGTCCGTGTCGGCGGCGACCTGACCGGTTACATCGAACTGAAGAGACCCGGTCTCCCCGTCGATCCGGATACGTTCGGCAAGGCCAACCGGGAGCAGTGGGAAAAGCTGCGGAATCTGCCCAATCTGCTCTACTCCAACGGTACGGAGTGGCGGATCTTCCGGGACGGCCGTCAGCTGGGCGAGACCGTCCGGTTCACCGGGACGCTGAAGAGCGCCGGGACCAAGCTCGCCCCCGCGGACCCGGCATCGTTCGACGCCCTGTTGAAGACGTTTCTCCTGTGGAAGCCCGAGCCCATCACCCGGGTACCCCGTCTTGTCCAGCATGTCGCACCGCTCTGCCGCCTCCTGCGCTCCGCCGTCCTGGAACAGCTGGCCGCCGAAGCCGGCTCGGCCGCTCCGGACGACGACATCCGCGCCAGGCCGTTCACCGGACTGAAGAACGACTGGCGCAAGCTGCTCTTCCCGTCCGCCGACAACGCCACGTTCGCGGACGGCTACGCGCAGGCGGTCACCTTCGCGCTGCTGCTGGCCCGCTCCGACGGGCTGTTGACCGAGGACACGGGCCTCCACGAGGTCGGCCGCCGCCTGGACGCCGATCACGCGCTGATGGGCCGGGCGCTGCAACTGCTCACCGGCCATGTCAACGAACGCTTCACCGTCACGCTCGAACTCCTCCGCGGCACGATCGCCCAGGTGGACTGGGAGGCGATCCGAGCGGGGAACCGCGACGCCTACCTCCACCTCTACGAGCACTTCCTGACCGTGTACGACTCCGAGTTGAGGCAGAGCAGCGGCTCGTACTACACCCCGCACGAGATCGTGGAGGAGATGGTCCGCCTCACCGAGGACGTGCTCCGCACCCGACTGGGCCGGCCCGACGGCTTCGGCTCGGATGAGGTACGGATCGTGGATCCCGCCATGGGCACCGGGACCTTTCTCCACACGATCATCGAGCGGGTGGCGGCACAGGCCGAGGAGCGTTACGGACCGGCCATGGCGCCGGACGCCATCTCCCGGCTCGCCTCGCGCCTCTCCGGCTTCGAATTGCAGATGGGCCCTTACGCGGTCGCCGAGTTACGGACGTCGGAACTCCTCAAGCGCTACGACTCGCCCTTGCCCGACAACGGTCTCAACCTCTTCGTCACCGACACCCTCGACAACCCCTTCGTGGAGGACGAGTACCTCCCGTCCACCTCCGGTCCGCTGTCCGACTCCCGGCGGCGCGCCAACAGACTGAAGGCGAACATCGAGGTCACAGCCGCCATCACGAATCCTCCCTACGACCACAAGGCGGAGAACCGCGGCGGCTGGGTGGAGAAGGGCAGTGGTGGCCCGGACATTCCCCTGCTTCATGCCTTCCGGTATCCGGGCAACGGGCGGTACGAGCACTTCCTCAAGAACATGTACGTGTATTTCTGGCGCTGGACCACCTGGAAGGTCTTCGACGCCCACGAGGACGGCCGGCACGGTGTGGTCTGCCTCATCACCCCCTCCGGGTGGGCCACCGGCCCGGGCGGCCGGGGCATGCGCGCGTATCTGCGGCGTACGTGCGACGAGGGCTGGATCATCAACCTCTCGCCCGAGGGACAGCGGTCGGAGGTCGCCACCCGTATCTTCCCCGGCGTCGCCCAGCCGCTCGCTATCTGCGTCTTCGTCCGCAGGGCGGGCGTGGTCCGGACGGAGGGACACCACGCACGCGTCCACTACCGTTCGGTCGCCGGCAAACGCGCCGAGAAGTTCCGGCAGTTGCGTGATATCGGACTGGACGACGGGGGCTGGCGGGAGACCCACACCCAGGAGGCGCGCCCGTTCACCCCGCTGACCGAGTCCGGCTGGGAGGACTTCCCGGCGCTGGACGAGCTTTTCCCCTGGAGCAGTCTTGGCATGACGTCGAACCGTGCCTGGGTCACTTCGCCCTCCGACGAGACGCTCCGGAGGCGCTGGACGACGCTGGTACGGGAGAGCGACCCGGAGCGCAAGGGAGTCCTGTTCAAGGAGACCGACGGCCGCACACTCGACAGCAGGAAGGAACCGCTACCGGGCCGGAAGGCCCATGCGCGCCCGATCGGCCATGAGACCTCCGTGCGCCCCGAACTCGTCCGTACGGCGCTGCGCAGCTTCGACCGCCAGTGGCTGGTCGCGGACAACCGGGTGCTCGATCGACCGCGCGCCGACCTGTGGAGGTCGGCACAGGACGGGCAGCTCTTCCTCAACCAGCAGTCGTCACACGCGATCTGCTCGGGGCCCGCCGTGGTGGCGACCCATCTCCTTCCCGAAACCGACCACTTCAACGGGCGTGGCGGCCGGATCATGCCCGTACTGCACCCCGACGGCTCCCCCAACACCCCCGCCGGGCTGCTGTCCCAGCTGGCCCGCGCGTTGGGCGCGGAACGCGTCACCGCGCCCGAACTGGCCGCGTACACCGTCGCCGTCGCGGGACACAGCGCCTTCACCGAGCGCTTCGCCGAGGAGCTGCTCACGCCGGGCGTACGCCTGCCCCTGACTCGCGATCCGGCGCTGTGGGACCGGGCGGTCGCCCTCGGCCGCGAGGTGCTGTGGGCCTCGACCTACGGGGAGCGGTGCGCCGACCAGGACGCCGGACGGCCCGCCGCCCGCGTCGATTTTCCGGTGGGGGACGAGCGGCAGGTCCGCTATCTCACCCCCATCGGTACGGCTGTCCCGGACGCGCTGCGGTACAACTCGACGGCACAGACGCTGTACGTCGGCGAGGGAACATTCGCGCCCGTGCCCGAAGCCGTATGGGAGTACGACGTCGGCGGCATGCGGATCGTCAACAAGTGGTTCGGCTACCGCAAGGCGCACCCCAGCAGCAAGAAGACCAGTCCGCTTGACAAGATCCACGTCGAGTCCTGGCCGGGAGAATGGACGAGGGAGCTGATCGAACTGCTCTCGGTGCTCCGCCGTCTCACCGACCTGGCCCCGCCCCAGAACGACCTGTTGACCGCGGTACTCGCCGCCCCCGTGCTCACCCACGCCGACCTGACCGCCGCCGGAGTGCTGCCGGTCACCGCCGCGAGCCGCAAGCCGCGGCAGCGTCCCGATGGCGCCCTCTTCGCGGAGGAGGACGTCACCTGA
- the htpG gene encoding molecular chaperone HtpG, translated as MPTETFEFQVEARQLLQMMIHSIYSNKDVFLRELISNASDALDKLRLEVLRDDGLKEDVSDLHIGIEVDKKERTLTVRDNGIGMSHAEVVQLIGTIANSGTAKFLKELKESRESREGQEAGTVSEELIGQFGVGFYASFMVADEVTLLTRRAGESTGTRWESSGEGTYTVESVDDAPQGTSVTLRLKPEDTEDQLFDYTSGWKIREIVKRYSDFITWPIRMAAESTVSADEESVDGTPREPETVNSMKALWARSRSEVTDEEYNELYKHISHDWTDPLETVRMQAEGTFEYQALLFIPSHAPQDLFMQGHKRGVQLYVKRVFIMDDCEALMPEYLRFVKGVVDAQDLSLNVSREILQQDRQIQLMHRRLVKKVLSTVKDMMSAHPDRYATFWREFGRVVKEGLLSDYENRDAILGVSSFATTQDTEKPTTLRAYVERMKEGQQHIFYMTGESRSAIESSPHMEAFKAKGFEVLLLTDPVDEVWVQSVPEFEGKQLQSIAKGEVDLDTDEEKKEVEAEREKRQQEYAGLLTWLTAQLSEQVKEVRLSSRLTVSPACIVGDTHDVTPALENMYRAMGQEIPQVKRILELNPTHGLVSGLRKAHAAQAEDSDSGSGLDEAAELLYGMALLADGGELSDPARFIRLMADRLERTL; from the coding sequence ATGCCGACCGAGACATTCGAGTTCCAGGTGGAAGCTCGCCAGCTTTTGCAGATGATGATCCATTCGATCTATTCGAACAAGGATGTCTTTCTGCGGGAGCTTATCTCCAATGCCTCCGACGCACTGGACAAACTCCGGTTGGAAGTTCTGCGGGACGACGGGCTCAAGGAAGATGTGTCGGACCTCCATATCGGTATCGAGGTCGACAAGAAGGAGCGCACACTGACCGTGCGCGACAACGGCATCGGTATGTCGCATGCCGAGGTTGTGCAGCTCATCGGGACGATCGCGAATTCCGGTACCGCAAAATTCCTCAAGGAGCTGAAGGAGAGCCGGGAAAGCCGCGAGGGCCAGGAAGCGGGGACTGTTTCCGAGGAGTTGATCGGGCAGTTCGGGGTGGGGTTCTACGCGAGCTTCATGGTGGCCGACGAGGTGACGTTGCTGACCCGGCGTGCCGGGGAGAGTACGGGGACGCGCTGGGAGTCGAGCGGGGAGGGGACGTACACCGTCGAGTCGGTGGACGACGCGCCGCAGGGGACGTCCGTGACGCTGCGGCTGAAGCCCGAGGACACCGAGGACCAGCTCTTCGACTACACGTCCGGCTGGAAGATCCGGGAAATCGTCAAGCGGTACTCGGACTTCATCACCTGGCCCATCCGGATGGCCGCCGAATCGACCGTCTCGGCCGACGAAGAGAGCGTCGACGGGACTCCGCGTGAACCCGAGACCGTCAATTCGATGAAGGCCCTGTGGGCGCGGTCCCGGAGCGAGGTGACCGATGAAGAGTACAACGAGCTGTACAAGCACATCAGTCACGACTGGACCGATCCGCTGGAAACCGTCCGCATGCAGGCGGAAGGCACCTTCGAATACCAGGCGCTGCTCTTCATTCCGTCCCACGCCCCGCAGGACCTGTTCATGCAGGGACACAAGCGCGGTGTGCAGCTGTACGTGAAGCGCGTGTTCATCATGGACGACTGCGAAGCGCTCATGCCGGAATACCTGCGCTTCGTCAAGGGTGTGGTGGACGCCCAGGACCTGTCGCTGAATGTGTCGCGGGAGATCCTCCAGCAGGACCGTCAGATCCAGTTGATGCACCGGCGGCTGGTGAAGAAGGTGCTGTCCACGGTGAAGGACATGATGTCCGCGCACCCGGACCGCTACGCGACGTTCTGGCGGGAGTTCGGCCGGGTCGTCAAGGAAGGGCTGCTCAGCGACTACGAGAACCGCGACGCGATCCTCGGTGTCTCGTCGTTCGCCACCACCCAGGACACGGAGAAGCCGACCACCCTGCGCGCCTATGTGGAGCGTATGAAGGAAGGCCAGCAGCACATCTTCTACATGACCGGCGAGTCGCGCTCGGCCATCGAGAGTTCGCCGCACATGGAGGCGTTCAAGGCCAAGGGCTTCGAAGTGCTGTTGCTGACCGACCCGGTGGACGAGGTCTGGGTGCAGTCCGTCCCCGAGTTCGAGGGGAAGCAGCTCCAGTCGATCGCCAAGGGCGAGGTCGACCTCGACACCGACGAGGAGAAGAAGGAGGTCGAGGCCGAGCGCGAGAAGCGGCAGCAGGAGTACGCCGGCCTGCTGACCTGGCTGACGGCCCAACTGAGCGAGCAGGTCAAGGAGGTACGGCTGTCGTCCCGGCTCACCGTGTCGCCCGCCTGCATCGTCGGGGACACGCACGATGTGACCCCCGCCCTGGAGAACATGTACCGCGCGATGGGCCAGGAGATCCCGCAGGTCAAGCGGATCCTTGAACTCAACCCCACCCACGGGCTGGTCAGCGGGCTGCGCAAGGCGCATGCCGCGCAGGCGGAGGACTCGGACAGTGGTTCCGGGCTCGACGAGGCCGCCGAGCTGCTCTACGGGATGGCCCTCCTCGCGGACGGCGGCGAGCTGAGCGACCCGGCGCGCTTTATCCGGCTCATGGCGGACCGGCTGGAGCGCACGCTCTGA